One Hydrogenophaga crassostreae genomic region harbors:
- the ygfZ gene encoding CAF17-like 4Fe-4S cluster assembly/insertion protein YgfZ, which produces MPTTNTPSPIQPEHHGAVRCAHLGVIRVVGEDAAQFLHGQLTHDFVLLDTQHARLASFCSPKGRMQASFVGFKRPDGEILLVCSRDLLPSTLKRLSMFVMRAKARLSDASDDCAVWGLVGSAVADKLPAAPWSLLHEADGSDWVRLYPAQGVERALRVAPIGAAPPEEPVLPMNDWLWLEVMSGVVGITQPIFEFFVPQMLNHESVDGVNFKKGCYPGQEIVARSQFRGTLKRRAYIVASDEPLTVGQEVFHASDAEQPCGSVAAAAPSPTGGWNAVVSMQVSAAMGGELHAGFAQGPQLTPLPLPYPLLADI; this is translated from the coding sequence ATGCCTACAACCAACACCCCATCCCCGATCCAGCCCGAGCACCATGGCGCGGTTCGCTGTGCGCATTTGGGCGTGATCCGGGTGGTCGGCGAAGACGCCGCACAGTTCTTGCACGGTCAACTCACCCACGATTTTGTCTTGCTCGATACGCAACATGCCCGCCTGGCTTCATTTTGCTCACCCAAAGGCCGCATGCAAGCCAGTTTTGTGGGGTTCAAACGCCCGGATGGCGAGATATTGCTGGTCTGCTCACGCGATTTGCTGCCGAGCACGCTCAAGCGTTTGAGCATGTTCGTGATGCGCGCCAAGGCCAGACTGAGCGATGCGAGCGATGACTGTGCCGTTTGGGGCCTGGTGGGTTCGGCTGTTGCAGACAAGCTCCCTGCTGCGCCCTGGAGCCTGCTGCATGAGGCCGACGGGAGTGACTGGGTGCGCCTCTACCCGGCTCAAGGTGTGGAGCGTGCGCTGCGCGTGGCCCCCATCGGGGCCGCGCCTCCAGAAGAGCCGGTTTTGCCGATGAACGACTGGCTGTGGCTGGAGGTCATGAGCGGCGTGGTGGGTATCACTCAGCCGATCTTTGAGTTTTTTGTGCCGCAAATGCTGAACCACGAATCGGTCGACGGCGTGAACTTCAAGAAAGGCTGCTACCCCGGCCAGGAGATTGTCGCCCGCAGCCAGTTTCGTGGCACGCTCAAACGCCGCGCATATATCGTGGCCAGCGACGAACCGCTGACCGTGGGCCAGGAGGTGTTCCACGCCAGTGATGCCGAGCAACCCTGTGGTTCGGTGGCGGCCGCTGCGCCCTCTCCCACGGGTGGCTGGAACGCAGTGGTGTCCATGCAGGTCAGCGCGGCGATGGGCGGTGAGCTGCACGCCGGTTTTGCCCAGGGGCCCCAACTGACCCCCTTGCCGCTGCCCTACCCGTTGCTGGCCGACATTTGA
- the mltG gene encoding endolytic transglycosylase MltG, giving the protein MALVALAAFGWWWVQQPLKGPAGVQIEAPLELAVPSGSSSRAVARAVADAGVAVSPMALYAWFRVSGRGTEIKAGFYEIQPGATPASLLDKLVRGEQALRSVTLLEGWNSRETFAAIRASKDLTQDLEGLSPEAIMALIGLPGRHPEGQFFPDTYRVVRNAPASSVLKQAAQAMQQRLAEAWAQKSPRSVLKSPEDALVLASIIEKETGAEVDRAMIGGVFNNRLRIGMRLQTDPTVIYGLGERFDGDLRRIDLQTDTPYNSYTRAGLPPTPISMPGWNSLLAAVQPAETQALYFVARGDGSSHFSGSLGEHNSAVRRYILNR; this is encoded by the coding sequence ATGGCTTTGGTTGCCCTGGCGGCTTTTGGCTGGTGGTGGGTGCAGCAGCCCTTGAAGGGGCCTGCGGGCGTTCAAATCGAGGCGCCGCTGGAACTGGCTGTGCCCTCCGGCAGTTCTTCGCGTGCCGTGGCCCGCGCTGTGGCCGATGCGGGTGTGGCGGTTTCGCCAATGGCTTTGTACGCCTGGTTCCGTGTTTCCGGCCGGGGCACCGAGATCAAAGCGGGCTTCTACGAAATACAGCCAGGAGCCACGCCTGCCAGCTTGCTCGACAAGCTGGTGCGTGGTGAGCAGGCCCTGCGCAGTGTGACCTTGCTTGAGGGGTGGAACAGCCGCGAGACCTTTGCGGCGATTCGCGCCAGCAAAGACCTGACGCAAGACCTTGAAGGCTTGAGCCCAGAGGCCATCATGGCGTTGATTGGCCTGCCTGGGCGCCATCCGGAAGGCCAGTTCTTTCCTGACACCTACCGCGTGGTGCGCAACGCACCAGCCTCCAGCGTTTTGAAACAGGCCGCGCAAGCCATGCAACAGCGCCTGGCCGAGGCCTGGGCGCAAAAGAGCCCTCGCTCGGTGCTGAAATCGCCTGAAGATGCGCTGGTCCTGGCCAGCATCATCGAGAAAGAAACCGGTGCCGAGGTTGACCGGGCCATGATTGGCGGGGTATTCAACAACCGTTTGCGCATCGGCATGCGGCTGCAAACCGACCCCACCGTCATTTACGGACTGGGCGAACGCTTCGACGGTGATCTGCGCCGCATCGACCTGCAGACAGATACCCCCTACAACAGCTACACCCGAGCAGGTCTGCCGCCCACGCCCATCTCGATGCCCGGGTGGAATTCGTTGCTGGCCGCGGTGCAACCGGCCGAGACGCAGGCCCTGTACTTCGTGGCCCGTGGCGATGGCAGCAGCCATTTCAGTGGCTCGCTCGGTGAACACAACTCTGCGGTGCGCCGCTACATCCTGAATCGCTGA
- the tmk gene encoding dTMP kinase codes for MRPTPAANPGLFVSFEGIDGAGKSTHIAGLADAFKAQGRAVTLTREPGGTPLAEKLRGIVLNDAMDPLTESLLVFAARRDHLLTVIEPALARGDVVLCDRFTDATFAYQGGGRGFDLAVLKTLEQWVQTTPALQGNGLRQPDLTVWFDITPEVAAARLADARTPDRFEAQPVAFFRAVVEGYAAREKAQPERFARLNAEQPREAVWSDLLAHVVQRGWLRVH; via the coding sequence ATGCGCCCGACCCCTGCGGCCAACCCTGGCCTGTTTGTATCTTTCGAAGGCATTGACGGTGCGGGCAAATCAACCCACATCGCCGGCCTCGCCGACGCCTTCAAGGCGCAGGGCAGGGCTGTGACGCTGACCCGCGAACCCGGTGGCACGCCATTGGCCGAGAAGCTGCGCGGCATCGTGTTGAACGACGCGATGGACCCGCTGACCGAATCATTGCTCGTCTTCGCCGCCCGGCGCGACCACCTGTTGACCGTCATCGAGCCCGCTCTGGCACGCGGCGATGTGGTGCTGTGTGACCGTTTTACCGACGCCACCTTCGCCTACCAGGGTGGTGGCAGGGGGTTTGATCTGGCGGTTCTGAAGACCCTGGAGCAATGGGTGCAGACCACGCCTGCGCTGCAAGGCAATGGCCTGCGCCAGCCCGATCTCACGGTGTGGTTCGACATCACCCCCGAAGTGGCCGCAGCCCGCCTGGCCGACGCCCGCACCCCCGATCGTTTTGAAGCCCAGCCGGTGGCTTTTTTCCGAGCCGTGGTCGAAGGATACGCAGCTCGGGAGAAGGCCCAGCCTGAGCGGTTCGCGCGCCTCAACGCCGAACAGCCGCGCGAGGCAGTCTGGAGTGATCTGCTGGCCCATGTTGTACAGCGCGGCTGGCTGAGGGTTCACTGA
- a CDS encoding DNA polymerase III subunit delta', producing MSKPDTLAPWLQTQLAHLLQQRGHAWHLEGPSGLGQYELGLALVQAWLCEAPSPAGACGECRSCHLVDTHAHPDLSVLMPETVALELGWPLSEKAQKEVDDKSRKPSKEIRVDAMRETVGFAQRTSARGRGMAVLVYPAERMNTETANTLLKTLEEPAGDTRLVLACEATHQLLPTVRSRCQSHAMVWPAEADALTWIKSELGAKSPADSALITCLRAVGGRPEQALAWLRSGWDPKQWDSLPAAMAKGDWSLLAKWAPHQQLDVMQKLCHDLMATASSASPRFFAASSLPPVAPRWGVLARWSRDLMQAARSVEHPYSAGLMQEAWAARTREVLAPEKRPN from the coding sequence ATGAGCAAACCCGACACACTGGCTCCCTGGTTGCAAACCCAGCTGGCCCATTTGCTGCAACAGCGCGGCCACGCCTGGCACCTGGAAGGGCCCTCGGGTCTGGGTCAATACGAACTGGGTCTGGCCCTGGTGCAAGCCTGGCTGTGCGAGGCGCCGAGCCCGGCAGGCGCCTGTGGTGAATGCCGCAGTTGTCATCTGGTGGATACCCATGCCCATCCCGATTTATCGGTTTTGATGCCCGAAACCGTGGCGCTTGAGCTGGGGTGGCCGCTGTCTGAAAAAGCACAAAAAGAGGTTGACGACAAGAGCCGCAAACCGAGCAAGGAGATTCGGGTTGATGCCATGCGGGAAACCGTTGGCTTTGCCCAGCGCACCAGCGCGAGGGGTCGAGGCATGGCCGTGCTGGTGTACCCGGCAGAGCGCATGAACACGGAAACCGCCAACACCCTGCTCAAGACACTGGAGGAGCCCGCGGGCGACACCCGTCTGGTTCTGGCCTGCGAAGCCACCCATCAACTCCTGCCCACGGTGCGCAGCCGCTGCCAGTCCCACGCCATGGTCTGGCCGGCTGAGGCCGATGCGCTGACCTGGATCAAGAGCGAACTGGGTGCCAAATCGCCAGCCGATAGTGCGTTGATCACCTGTTTGCGTGCCGTGGGTGGCCGGCCCGAACAAGCCTTGGCCTGGCTGCGATCGGGGTGGGACCCCAAACAATGGGACAGTCTTCCCGCCGCCATGGCCAAAGGTGACTGGAGCCTGCTCGCCAAGTGGGCGCCCCATCAACAACTCGACGTGATGCAAAAACTCTGTCACGACCTCATGGCCACGGCATCCAGCGCTTCGCCACGGTTCTTTGCCGCCAGCAGCTTGCCGCCGGTGGCGCCAAGGTGGGGTGTGCTCGCCCGCTGGTCGCGTGATTTGATGCAGGCTGCGCGGTCTGTGGAACACCCTTATTCAGCCGGGTTGATGCAAGAAGCCTGGGCTGCAAGAACACGCGAAGTGCTTGCCCCGGAAAAACGGCCTAACTAA
- a CDS encoding PilZ domain-containing protein, protein MSTNPAAASPSARPSVIQLSIKEKAALYAAYIPLFADGGIFIPSSRDYRLGDDVYVLLSLPDDPQRYPVAGKVAWVTPPKASAGRTQGVGIRFPADDKSRQLKLKIEELLGSALGSDRATQTI, encoded by the coding sequence ATGAGCACCAACCCCGCCGCTGCGAGCCCTTCGGCCCGCCCCAGTGTTATCCAGCTGTCCATCAAGGAAAAAGCCGCCCTGTACGCGGCTTACATTCCCTTGTTTGCCGATGGCGGAATCTTCATTCCCTCTTCGCGTGACTACCGGTTGGGTGACGATGTCTACGTCCTGCTCAGCCTGCCCGATGACCCGCAGCGCTACCCTGTGGCTGGCAAAGTGGCATGGGTCACGCCACCCAAAGCCTCTGCAGGGCGGACCCAAGGCGTGGGGATTCGCTTTCCTGCAGACGACAAATCCCGCCAGCTCAAACTCAAAATCGAGGAATTGCTCGGTTCTGCGCTGGGTTCCGATCGCGCAACCCAGACGATCTGA
- a CDS encoding TatD family hydrolase translates to MFTDSHCHLSFPELRAQLPSILEAMSVAQVTRALCICTTLEEFADVHSLATGNAQLWSTVGVHPDNEDVQEPSLKDLVERAALPRVVGIGETGLDYYRLNGRSVADMEWQRQRYRTHIDAGRQTDLPLVIHTRSASDDTLAILREQGGFGSSSSSPLPRSRGVFHCFTETEAVARAALDLDFYISFSGILTFKSASDIRDVARFVPLDRLLIETDSPYLAPVPHRGKTNSPAFVPHVARQIADIKGLSVEAVAEATAANVDVLFSRVLEA, encoded by the coding sequence ATGTTCACCGACTCCCATTGCCATCTGAGTTTCCCTGAGCTGCGCGCGCAGCTGCCGTCCATTCTTGAGGCCATGTCGGTCGCGCAGGTCACGCGGGCTTTGTGTATTTGCACCACCCTCGAAGAATTCGCTGACGTACACTCACTGGCCACGGGCAATGCCCAGCTCTGGTCCACCGTGGGTGTGCACCCTGACAACGAAGACGTTCAAGAACCTTCGCTGAAAGATCTGGTGGAGCGCGCTGCTTTGCCACGCGTGGTGGGCATTGGCGAAACCGGGCTTGATTACTACCGCCTCAATGGCCGCTCGGTGGCCGACATGGAATGGCAGCGTCAACGCTATCGAACCCACATCGACGCTGGTCGACAGACCGATTTGCCATTGGTGATCCACACCCGTAGCGCTTCCGATGACACGCTGGCCATCCTGCGCGAGCAAGGCGGATTTGGCAGCTCCAGCAGTTCGCCCCTGCCTCGCTCACGCGGGGTATTTCACTGCTTCACGGAAACCGAAGCTGTGGCCCGGGCCGCGCTCGATCTGGATTTCTACATTTCCTTCTCGGGCATTCTGACGTTCAAGAGTGCCAGTGACATTCGCGATGTGGCCCGCTTCGTTCCGCTCGATCGCTTGCTCATCGAAACCGACAGCCCGTACCTCGCGCCTGTTCCCCATCGGGGAAAAACCAACTCACCGGCCTTTGTGCCCCATGTGGCGCGGCAAATTGCCGATATCAAAGGGCTGAGCGTCGAGGCTGTTGCTGAGGCCACGGCGGCCAACGTGGATGTTCTGTTCTCCCGCGTACTGGAGGCTTGA
- a CDS encoding ankyrin repeat domain-containing protein — translation MALKGIRSGVVAGLLAALALTWPFSGFAETREELFRAAAVDNEASVVTMVLKGLNVGAKDEAGQTALLIAAQEGSLNVARFLLKQPSVKVEARNDKGESPLMMAAIKGHLELARELIKYKAEVNKPGWTPLHYACANTEPESRDMVALLLEHHAYIDAESPNRTTPLMMAARYGHANAVRLLLEEGADPGLRNEQGLTAVDFARSAGRSDQADLIASFVRGKSGSGRW, via the coding sequence ATGGCATTGAAGGGCATTCGTTCCGGGGTCGTGGCGGGTTTGCTGGCCGCACTTGCTCTGACCTGGCCGTTTTCGGGTTTTGCCGAAACGCGCGAGGAGCTGTTTCGCGCAGCGGCAGTGGACAACGAGGCCTCTGTCGTGACCATGGTCCTGAAGGGCCTGAATGTGGGTGCCAAAGATGAAGCCGGGCAGACCGCTTTGTTGATTGCGGCCCAGGAGGGTTCGCTGAATGTTGCCCGCTTTTTGTTGAAACAACCTTCTGTCAAAGTCGAGGCCCGAAATGACAAAGGCGAGAGCCCTCTGATGATGGCCGCCATCAAGGGCCACCTTGAGCTCGCCCGTGAATTGATCAAATACAAGGCAGAGGTCAACAAGCCGGGCTGGACACCGCTGCACTACGCTTGCGCCAACACCGAGCCCGAGAGCCGCGACATGGTCGCGCTGCTCCTGGAGCACCACGCCTACATCGATGCCGAGTCGCCCAACCGGACCACCCCCCTCATGATGGCCGCCCGTTATGGCCACGCCAATGCCGTCAGGCTTTTGCTGGAAGAGGGCGCTGACCCCGGCTTGCGCAACGAACAGGGACTGACTGCAGTGGATTTCGCACGCAGTGCCGGGCGCAGCGACCAGGCCGACCTGATCGCGTCTTTCGTGCGTGGCAAATCAGGCAGTGGGCGCTGGTAA
- a CDS encoding tripartite tricarboxylate transporter TctB family protein encodes MALKNSQDFYSGLLFCIVGGAFAWGATSYDVGTAAQMGPGYFPLMLGLLLVALGVAITVKAFGGLHAQAQVIGPWAWRPLLCILLANVLFGILLVGLPSVGLPAMGMWVAIIVMTVVASMARKGFSFKESVVQGVILSMGSYLVFVLGLNLQFPVWPAFLYG; translated from the coding sequence GTGGCACTGAAGAATTCCCAGGATTTTTACTCTGGCTTGTTGTTTTGCATCGTTGGCGGCGCCTTTGCCTGGGGTGCGACCAGCTATGACGTCGGTACGGCGGCCCAGATGGGGCCAGGCTACTTTCCCTTGATGCTCGGTTTGCTGTTGGTGGCCCTGGGCGTGGCCATCACGGTCAAAGCGTTCGGAGGCTTGCATGCGCAAGCTCAAGTGATCGGCCCCTGGGCCTGGCGTCCGCTGTTGTGCATCCTGTTGGCCAACGTGTTGTTCGGCATTTTGCTTGTGGGTCTTCCTTCCGTCGGGTTGCCTGCGATGGGCATGTGGGTGGCGATCATCGTGATGACCGTGGTGGCCAGCATGGCTCGCAAAGGCTTCAGCTTCAAAGAGTCGGTGGTGCAGGGCGTGATTCTGTCGATGGGCAGCTACCTGGTCTTCGTGCTCGGCCTGAACCTGCAGTTCCCCGTGTGGCCAGCTTTCCTTTACGGCTGA
- a CDS encoding tripartite tricarboxylate transporter permease — protein MDLINHLSLGFGAAFTLQNLLYALVGCLLGTLIGILPGIGPLATIAMLLPVTYGLDPLAALIMLAGIYYGAQYGGSTTAILVNLPGEASSVVTVIDGYQMARKGRAGPALAAAGIGSFFAGCVGTLILAAFAEPLTELAIQFGPSEYFALMVVGLIGAVVLASGSLLKALAMVVLGLLLGMMGTDVNSGVVRFSFDIPELTDRISFLAIAMGLFGYGEIISNLSRPDDQRQVFTSEVKGLMPTATDFRRMTPAILRGTALGSVLGVLPGGGALLSAFTAYTIEKKTKLHEGEVPFGEGNIRGVASPEAANNAGAQTSFIPLLTLGIPPNAVMALMVGAMTIHNIQPGPQVMTSNPELFWGLVASMWIGNAMLLVLNLPLIGLWVKLLKVPYRLLFPAIVLFCAVGVYSTNNNSFDIWMVAAFGFIGYLFIKLGCEPAPLLLGLILGPLMEENLRRALLIARGDWSVFITRPMSATLLLVAAGLLLVVLLPSIKSKREEAFVED, from the coding sequence ATGGATCTGATCAACCACCTTTCCCTTGGTTTTGGCGCCGCGTTCACGCTGCAAAACCTGCTTTACGCCTTGGTCGGCTGCCTGCTGGGCACCTTGATCGGCATCTTGCCCGGCATCGGCCCGCTGGCCACCATTGCCATGCTGCTGCCCGTCACCTACGGGCTCGATCCGCTGGCCGCATTGATCATGTTGGCCGGCATCTATTACGGCGCCCAGTACGGCGGCTCCACCACGGCCATTTTGGTCAATCTGCCCGGAGAGGCGTCGTCGGTGGTCACCGTGATCGACGGCTACCAGATGGCCCGCAAGGGCAGGGCGGGGCCAGCGCTTGCTGCAGCGGGGATTGGTTCGTTCTTTGCCGGGTGCGTGGGCACCCTGATCCTGGCCGCTTTCGCAGAACCGCTGACAGAGTTGGCGATCCAGTTCGGGCCGTCGGAGTATTTCGCCCTGATGGTCGTGGGATTGATCGGTGCGGTGGTGCTCGCATCGGGTTCTTTGTTGAAAGCCCTGGCCATGGTTGTGCTGGGTTTGTTGCTCGGCATGATGGGCACCGACGTGAACTCAGGTGTTGTGCGCTTCAGCTTTGATATTCCCGAATTGACCGATCGCATCAGTTTTCTGGCCATTGCCATGGGTCTGTTTGGTTATGGCGAGATCATCAGCAACCTGTCGCGCCCCGATGACCAGCGGCAAGTCTTTACCAGTGAGGTCAAAGGCCTCATGCCCACTGCGACCGACTTCAGGCGCATGACTCCAGCGATTTTGCGTGGAACGGCGCTGGGTTCGGTTTTGGGTGTTCTACCTGGCGGGGGTGCACTCCTGTCGGCCTTTACGGCCTACACCATTGAAAAAAAGACCAAGCTGCATGAAGGCGAGGTACCTTTTGGAGAAGGCAATATACGTGGCGTGGCGTCGCCCGAGGCGGCCAACAACGCTGGCGCGCAAACCTCGTTCATTCCGTTGCTGACACTGGGGATTCCGCCCAATGCGGTGATGGCGCTGATGGTCGGAGCCATGACCATTCACAACATCCAGCCTGGGCCGCAGGTCATGACCAGCAACCCGGAACTGTTCTGGGGCCTGGTTGCATCGATGTGGATTGGCAATGCCATGCTGCTGGTGCTGAACCTGCCTTTGATTGGCCTATGGGTGAAATTGCTCAAAGTGCCGTATCGGTTGCTGTTTCCAGCCATCGTCTTGTTCTGTGCCGTGGGTGTGTATTCGACCAACAACAACAGCTTTGATATCTGGATGGTTGCGGCCTTTGGTTTCATTGGCTACCTTTTCATCAAACTCGGCTGTGAACCTGCGCCACTGTTGCTTGGTTTGATACTTGGTCCCCTGATGGAGGAAAACCTGCGCCGTGCCTTGCTGATTGCCCGTGGGGACTGGTCCGTGTTCATCACACGGCCCATGTCGGCCACGTTGTTGCTTGTTGCAGCGGGTTTGTTGCTGGTGGTCTTGTTGCCGTCGATCAAGAGCAAGCGTGAAGAGGCTTTTGTTGAAGACTGA
- a CDS encoding ParA family protein — protein MLTLSVVATKGGVGKTTLCANIGALLADMGYRVLLIDADIQPALTRHFQVSHVAGHGLTTMIQRGALADDCISHIELPPASFRGDASKLNVRGGFLHLVRSDTQAWDEEKGIFTYDSSLQDWLNNRVDRLVRIRQAIRNDSVSSKYDVVIIDTQGAVGYLQDAAVNAADMLLIPVKPDIVSAREFVAGSLALIDRHEPAGAMGYSIPAMKAVINHYQNTTDSRNITQLIREQFIELRGKVNVMDTMVPAIAAFPKAATAQIPVHWVDAGKAGDIMHQLMWELIPSLEGKFTPNHKGDLPVLPRPVSNHEPDADLNVEA, from the coding sequence ATGCTCACACTATCGGTAGTTGCCACCAAAGGCGGCGTTGGCAAAACCACACTATGTGCCAACATCGGTGCATTGCTTGCGGACATGGGCTACCGTGTCTTGCTCATCGACGCTGACATTCAGCCAGCGCTGACACGCCACTTTCAGGTCTCTCACGTTGCCGGACATGGGTTGACCACCATGATCCAGCGTGGCGCACTGGCTGACGACTGCATCAGCCACATTGAGCTTCCTCCCGCTTCATTCAGAGGTGATGCCTCAAAACTCAACGTACGCGGTGGTTTTCTTCATCTCGTTCGTTCAGACACCCAAGCGTGGGATGAAGAGAAGGGCATCTTCACATACGACAGTTCTCTCCAAGACTGGCTGAATAACCGGGTAGACCGTCTTGTGCGAATTCGCCAGGCTATCCGCAACGATTCCGTATCCTCAAAATACGATGTGGTGATCATCGACACCCAGGGTGCGGTGGGCTACCTGCAAGACGCAGCTGTGAACGCAGCAGACATGCTGCTCATCCCGGTAAAACCGGACATCGTCTCAGCCCGCGAATTTGTCGCGGGATCACTCGCATTGATCGATAGGCATGAGCCTGCTGGTGCAATGGGCTATTCGATCCCCGCCATGAAGGCGGTCATCAATCACTACCAAAACACGACCGATAGCCGCAACATTACCCAATTGATCCGTGAGCAGTTCATCGAACTGCGCGGAAAGGTCAACGTGATGGACACGATGGTCCCGGCCATCGCGGCGTTTCCCAAGGCTGCCACCGCTCAAATTCCCGTGCATTGGGTGGATGCGGGCAAAGCTGGCGACATCATGCACCAGCTGATGTGGGAACTCATTCCTTCGCTGGAAGGCAAATTCACCCCCAATCACAAAGGCGATTTGCCCGTGCTACCGCGCCCTGTGTCAAATCACGAGCCGGATGCAGATCTGAATGTGGAGGCGTGA
- a CDS encoding ParB N-terminal domain-containing protein produces MDDSFSVLPIGDVEPYEHNPRTGPNPRYNDIRVSIMADGITNPITVTRRPDSYKYHPYGGGNTRLAIAKELHANGDTRFDTIKVIVKRWPGDANVISAHLAENEMRGDITFWEKAQGVSSFKRAHEQEHGVVLSTGDLGRELKSHGINFGVKVIQNFAFAVENLSPIGPWLKATEVNELIRPGMAGAMAVATCFGHRSFGDISTPVLLKYRDEILAIITYNKQADEEQRKVVELDATELVSDLHEALAAAIGAPPEVIPLMISAVESNSRITAEELKAIQIRRTPESAQGGVSAPTAPPPSSSQRTLGGMLVGVAPSPQPLAPAGPPASPPAPTPPVHGSASSAHNQVPVSADARQRNPALPENVSSSDPTAHILSLVLDISDVVGLSDCILHVKGMPFGYCMDIPAAPDKIGRQSLPEPHAQVRAAAWKFLASVSGQLDPKWFTHVGADESNWTRSALAGPTAFRQAYEGGLRGFTSETGDPAMLLVEVYHVFNLPELGYLTVQLLRAMEQLRLDHPERFVGTVTSDPDFPD; encoded by the coding sequence ATGGATGACTCGTTCTCAGTGTTGCCCATCGGAGACGTTGAGCCTTACGAACACAACCCCCGCACTGGTCCAAACCCCCGCTACAACGACATTCGCGTAAGCATCATGGCGGATGGGATAACCAACCCAATCACGGTCACGCGGAGACCTGACTCCTACAAATACCACCCCTACGGTGGTGGCAACACCCGTTTGGCCATTGCCAAAGAACTGCATGCCAATGGAGACACCCGCTTTGACACGATCAAGGTGATCGTAAAACGCTGGCCAGGCGACGCCAACGTGATTTCCGCACACCTCGCAGAAAACGAGATGCGTGGTGACATCACCTTTTGGGAAAAGGCCCAAGGCGTATCTTCCTTCAAAAGGGCACACGAACAAGAGCATGGCGTGGTGCTCAGCACCGGTGATCTGGGGCGTGAGCTCAAGTCCCATGGAATCAACTTTGGCGTCAAGGTCATTCAGAACTTTGCCTTCGCCGTCGAAAACCTGTCGCCCATCGGGCCCTGGCTCAAAGCAACCGAGGTCAATGAGCTCATTCGACCAGGCATGGCAGGCGCCATGGCTGTTGCCACATGCTTCGGCCATCGAAGCTTTGGCGACATTTCCACGCCTGTGTTGCTCAAGTACCGCGATGAGATTTTGGCCATCATCACCTACAACAAGCAAGCAGACGAAGAGCAACGCAAGGTCGTAGAGCTCGATGCAACCGAGCTGGTGTCCGATCTACATGAAGCACTTGCTGCGGCCATCGGTGCACCCCCCGAGGTCATCCCGTTGATGATCAGTGCGGTTGAGTCCAACAGCCGTATCACAGCAGAAGAGTTGAAGGCCATCCAGATCCGCAGGACACCTGAGTCAGCGCAGGGTGGTGTGTCCGCGCCCACCGCGCCTCCGCCAAGTTCGTCTCAACGTACGTTGGGCGGCATGCTTGTCGGGGTAGCGCCATCGCCACAGCCTTTGGCTCCTGCTGGGCCCCCAGCGTCCCCGCCAGCACCCACTCCACCAGTCCACGGCTCGGCATCTTCCGCTCACAACCAGGTCCCAGTGAGCGCCGATGCGCGTCAGCGCAACCCGGCCTTGCCCGAGAACGTCTCATCAAGTGATCCCACGGCACACATTCTGAGCCTGGTGCTGGACATCAGCGACGTAGTTGGCCTCTCTGATTGCATCTTGCACGTCAAGGGCATGCCATTCGGCTATTGCATGGACATCCCGGCAGCACCCGACAAGATTGGCCGACAAAGCCTCCCCGAACCTCATGCTCAAGTACGGGCTGCGGCCTGGAAGTTTTTGGCGTCTGTCAGCGGTCAGTTGGACCCAAAGTGGTTTACCCATGTCGGTGCCGATGAGTCGAATTGGACGCGCTCCGCGTTGGCTGGCCCGACAGCCTTTCGGCAGGCCTATGAGGGTGGTCTACGAGGCTTCACCTCCGAAACTGGCGATCCCGCGATGTTGCTGGTCGAGGTCTATCACGTGTTCAATTTGCCCGAGCTGGGCTACCTCACCGTGCAGTTGCTGCGTGCCATGGAGCAACTGCGTCTGGATCACCCCGAACGCTTTGTTGGGACTGTCACATCCGATCCAGATTTCCCGGACTGA